The Haloplanus sp. CK5-1 genome segment GATCGGGCTGTGCAGCAACGACGGTGACGAGCCGTGTTGTGACGTCATCGACGGCGAACGCTCTCGTCGGTGTGATGACCAAGCCCGCTCGATTCTTGGCCTGCGGTGGGCGTCCGTCTTCACCGCCCCGAGTCGGGAGGCCGCCAATCTCGCAACCGATGACGACGTCGAGTACAGTGATATCTCAGACAGGAACCGAGCCGTGACCGGGAAGGGACTGAGCCGGCAATCGGCTAACATCGCCCCAGCAATCGCCGCCGTGGATGACCTCCTCAGAAACGGTGACGCGGAGTCAGACGTACTGATCGAAGGTCATCCCGAAGTGTGTTTTCGGGCGTTTGCCGACGAACCGCTCCAACACGCCAAACGAACCGCGCCCGGTGTCGCTACGCGGTTGGTGGCACTCGACGCGCTGTCTGACTACGACGAGGGCACATGGCGTAAGCTCGCTACGGATCTCGCCGATCAAGAGTATCGAATCGATCTCGATGACTTGCTAGACGCACTCGCTCTCGCACTGACGGCCCGAGCCGACGAGGACGACTTCCACCGCTTGCCCTCGGCTGAGCCACCGAGCGACGCAGCAGGCCTTCCGATGCAGATGGTGTATCGGAGAGCAGAGCCGTTTGGATCTGACTGAGCCAGACGTATGCCCACCACCGAAATCGGTCTCGTCGGCTGGACGAAACCGAAGCGAGATATCCCGGTGACGCCGTGAGAGCTGTACGACACGTCCGCCCTGTTCCTGAAGGCGTCGGCAGACTGTGACCAAACACACGACGCGTGGTGCATGCTATCCGGCAAATACGGTCTCTCGAACCTGATGAACTGGTGATTGGGCCGTACAATGAGACGCCTATCGATGCGAGGACAGATGAACAGGGGCAATGAGCAGGTCGTACCGTCACACAACTCGGCGATATCCACGAATCAAAGACCAATCACAGCAGGAATCAAACGCAGTTAGATGACTTTCTTCAAATCGGCTTCAATGACTTCGGACTCTTTTGCTGTCTCCGAGTCTTTTTTGTCCAGGAAATACCCGATACTGCTCCCAACCGTGGCCCCAGCAACGGCACCTGCAGGTCCAAAGGCGACTGCGCCGACGGTGACTCCTGCATAATTCAACTTAATCGTCTTCGGAGCATTCTCCTTCGCCTTTGATCTGAAATTCTTTGCGTACTCAATCAGTTCGTCTTTGCTGAAATTGGGGATGTTCATCGTACTACTATGATTACTCGGTTGAACCGATGTGGCCCTGTGCGATGAAAGCTATCGCGATCATGAGGGCTGCCGTACAGACCGTCATTACAGTCTTCACGATCGTTCTCATCAATTTCTCAAACTTCTCGGCTCCCTCATGAACCGCCGCCCCTACTGTATCCACCGTCGCTTCGATATCGATGTGTTGTCCGAATCCGTCCCACGAAAGGGAGAATCCCCCGTGAAATTCAGAATCGTTGCTGTGTTGCTGGTACGCCTCTGCAGTCTCGTACTCGTCCGCTTGGGACATGGTCTTGGACACCTCCGCCGATGAAGCTTCCCGCGCACCGGCGTAGCTAATATGTTATACTGAATCCACTTAATATCTTGTATTGCACAATAAAATCCCATAGTGCGAGTCAAATTCATCTAATAGGTTCCTGTTCGCGCTCACTGGATATTGACTGTGCAAAATGGGGTTAGAATATCCATCCAGTGGGCGAAACATTTTTTATATGCGCATATCAACCCACATACTCAATAGGCCGTGGCAGATAGTATGGAGTATGCCAAAACAGCTATCGAACGAGCAACGACGTGAGATACTCCTGCTTAGGGCTATGGACTACACGAAACAGGATATCGCTGATGAAGTGGATGTCTCGCGTAACACTGTCAGTCGGCATTTGACGGAGATGCGTGAAGAGATTGAAAATAGTGAACATCGGGAGATGGCGTTGGCAGAAATCCTTTTTGAACCAGATGACTTGTTGCCATTCGTTCTAGAACAAGCCGGCATATCACTTTCAGACCTGAACGAGGATGTCCTACAGCGCCTCGTATCGAAATGATCCAATAGGCAAGGAAACTTCATTGACGGCTTAAGCGGGGCTAATTCGAGATAGTTACCACTATCATTGAATCTGTCGAGACTGAGCGTAACCCTCCCGCCTCTCTACTCGCCTCATCTGTTTATTGTTGCCACTTTCTGTATGAAGAGGATCACGGCAGGTCCTGGTCCGTTCGCACTCAGCGACCACGCCGTTGCTGACATTTTAGCGCCTCCTATATGAGCATACACGCAGCCGCGACATCTCCGCCGACAACGATGTCACACGATGCGTCAGATGCCGACTGTCGTCAGTACCTCCGCATCCAGCCGGCCACCGACACATTGCCCGAGACCGTCCACACCCATTGTCGACGGCTACGCGCGCCCGGGACATCAAAGAACTGCCGATCGATAATCGTCGAAAGAAACGATAGCGACGATGTCGAAGAGGCAGTCAGCTTTGACTCCACTGTGACCGAGGCGGTACGGTAATTCGCGGTTGAGTACGACCCAAAAGTCGAACTACAACTATATCAATGAAGTCGTATAGTCTCGGTAAATTATAACATCTTCTAATATAAATCGATACTAAATATGCCCATCTCAAAAGACGAGCTCCACCCTATCGACAAGGGCGAGCCCCCACACTCAGGCCTCGCGCCGGACACCACCCAAGGAGCTGTGTATCGCTTCCTCCTCGAGCACGCCAATCAGGCGTTTCGCCAGCAAGAGTTCGTCGATGCGGTCGACGTGCCCGAGAGGAGTGTCGGCCCCACACTAGAGCGTCTTGAGGAACATGGCCTCGTCAAGCAGCGCGATCGATTCTGGACGGTTGCAGACGCCGAACATACGGTCGCTTCGGCAGAGATCGGTCACCGACGAGTTCACCGAACAGGTCACGTCGGCTACAATGTCCAACTCGGACAACTCGGAGCTTCTAATTCCGCATGATCGACGATACAACCGGTCAAGAGCCCGAAACGCGACCGTTGCGAAGCTCCTTCGAGCTCTATCTTCAAGACAAGAGCAAGGGTAGCGATGGTGAAGGCGGGAACTACCGTCGGAACGTCGCACGCGAACTCGAACGGTTCGTCGAGTGGGCCGCCGGCAAGCGCGGCAACGAGGACTGGACCGGGATCATTCCTGAGGCTGCCAACCGCAACCCGAGCTTCGCTGACCTCAACGAGCGAGTCTTCCGCGAGTACGCTCGCCACCTTTCTGGTGACCGGGAACTCAAGCAGAACACAGTTCAGACCTACTACGCCTACATCTCGGCGTGGTGTGGTTGGTGTGTCAGTGAGGGATATCTCGAAACACACTACGCTCAGCGGGCGCAAGCAACTGCGCCTCTCCCCGAGGACGACGGGCGCAGACCGGGTGATCAGCAGGCTTGGACGTCCGAGCAGCGCCACGCTATCACCCGGCATGTCGACGAGCAGGCGCGTGAGGCCATCGAGGAATACACCGATCTTTCCGATGACGTGGACGCACTCGATAAGCAACGAGCGCGGTACACGGCGCTAAAGGCGGCCCGTGACCGGGCTCTCGTGGTTGTTTTCGCGTACACGGCTGTCCGCGGGGGCGAGCTCCTCCGTGACCCCAACGACCCGCGCCGCCGTGGTGTGCGGTGGGAAGACATCAACTTTGAGGACGGAGGGATGGAGGTCTATCGGAAGAAACAGCGGTGGGACGTTGCTTCTCTCCCCGATCCGGTTATTTCACCGTTGCGAAGCTACCGAAAACTGATGGACCCGCCAACGAATCGGTGGCCTGTATTCCCGACTCTCGACCAGTGGACCCTTTCAGGACTTGTGCAGGAGGAGTTAGCCGATCGGGGAAAGCAACCGGATGCAATTGATGAGCGACGTGATGAGTACGTTCGCGACCTCCTGCTGGCGCTTAATGATGACATCCGCCCGCCATCGATCACTACGGACGGCGCCCGCTCGATTCTCAAGCGACTCACGGAAGCCGCAGAGGTTGAAATCAACCATCAGAAACACGACTACCTCTCACCCCACGGTGGACGCCG includes the following:
- a CDS encoding DUF429 domain-containing protein; the encoded protein is MTDKPWQHVGVDWANGAWVAVGYPVTGLPETTVYETIEACWDAHGDDADRIVVDIPIGLCSNDGDEPCCDVIDGERSRRCDDQARSILGLRWASVFTAPSREAANLATDDDVEYSDISDRNRAVTGKGLSRQSANIAPAIAAVDDLLRNGDAESDVLIEGHPEVCFRAFADEPLQHAKRTAPGVATRLVALDALSDYDEGTWRKLATDLADQEYRIDLDDLLDALALALTARADEDDFHRLPSAEPPSDAAGLPMQMVYRRAEPFGSD
- a CDS encoding tyrosine-type recombinase/integrase: MIDDTTGQEPETRPLRSSFELYLQDKSKGSDGEGGNYRRNVARELERFVEWAAGKRGNEDWTGIIPEAANRNPSFADLNERVFREYARHLSGDRELKQNTVQTYYAYISAWCGWCVSEGYLETHYAQRAQATAPLPEDDGRRPGDQQAWTSEQRHAITRHVDEQAREAIEEYTDLSDDVDALDKQRARYTALKAARDRALVVVFAYTAVRGGELLRDPNDPRRRGVRWEDINFEDGGMEVYRKKQRWDVASLPDPVISPLRSYRKLMDPPTNRWPVFPTLDQWTLSGLVQEELADRGKQPDAIDERRDEYVRDLLLALNDDIRPPSITTDGARSILKRLTEAAEVEINHQKHDYLSPHGGRRGMGEVLVRAFGYTTAARYLDNSEEMIREQYSHIEAGELGDMAAEAIEEIDE
- a CDS encoding helix-turn-helix domain-containing protein, with protein sequence MPKQLSNEQRREILLLRAMDYTKQDIADEVDVSRNTVSRHLTEMREEIENSEHREMALAEILFEPDDLLPFVLEQAGISLSDLNEDVLQRLVSK